The following proteins are co-located in the Stigmatella aurantiaca genome:
- a CDS encoding response regulator transcription factor yields the protein MVKLRVLVVDDHSLMRSTLRSVIDWQQDMEVIAEAADGSEAIAQARRLTPDVTLLDVSMPGMPGIEVAQQLKRAVPRMKILALSAHEDEDHASRMLSMGADGYATKSTSSMDLLDAIRRVAAGERYLDRSIAGKAGGAASLDGVLADASVLTSEEAEVLKQFAQGYPLKQIASTLKLNAVAVERHKKRGMVKLGLKTRADVAHFASAQGWL from the coding sequence ATGGTGAAGCTCCGAGTTCTCGTGGTCGATGACCATTCCTTGATGCGCAGCACGCTTCGCAGCGTCATTGATTGGCAGCAGGACATGGAAGTCATCGCCGAGGCCGCCGATGGGTCAGAGGCCATCGCCCAGGCGCGGCGGCTGACACCGGATGTGACGCTCCTGGATGTATCGATGCCAGGCATGCCAGGCATCGAGGTGGCCCAGCAGCTCAAGCGCGCGGTGCCCCGCATGAAGATCCTCGCGCTGTCCGCGCATGAGGATGAGGACCACGCCAGCCGGATGCTCTCCATGGGCGCGGATGGCTATGCGACCAAGAGCACGAGCTCCATGGACCTGCTGGACGCCATCCGGCGGGTGGCCGCCGGGGAGAGGTACTTGGACAGAAGCATCGCGGGCAAGGCCGGTGGCGCGGCCAGCCTGGACGGTGTCCTGGCCGATGCCTCCGTGTTGACCTCCGAGGAAGCGGAGGTGCTCAAGCAGTTCGCGCAAGGCTATCCCCTGAAGCAGATCGCCTCCACGCTCAAGCTCAATGCGGTGGCCGTGGAACGGCACAAGAAGCGGGGCATGGTGAAGCTGGGCCTCAAGACGCGTGCCGACGTGGCGCATTTCGCCTCCGCGCAAGGGTGGCTCTGA